A portion of the Oxynema aestuarii AP17 genome contains these proteins:
- a CDS encoding queuosine precursor transporter, with product MSDRKKTYSIWFVAIVALFITCLITSNIIAVKLIEVFGFVVTAAIVIFPISYICGDVLTEVYGYRATKRVIWLGFFCNLLAVAAIAIAQGLPGASFWDGQGAYNRILGYTPRLLLASFLAYLIGEFTNAIVLAKLKVITGGRYLWMRTIGSTLVGQGLDSVVFVTIAFLGTIPFPGMGEAIVVQWLFKSTYEILATPLTYWVVAFLKDRERLDVYDRDLAVNPFKLEEDS from the coding sequence ATGTCCGATCGTAAAAAGACTTATTCAATTTGGTTTGTTGCTATCGTCGCCCTTTTTATCACCTGTTTGATTACGTCTAATATTATTGCGGTTAAATTAATTGAGGTGTTCGGCTTTGTGGTGACGGCGGCGATCGTGATTTTTCCCATCAGTTATATTTGTGGGGATGTTTTAACTGAAGTTTACGGTTATCGCGCCACCAAACGGGTGATTTGGTTGGGATTTTTTTGCAATTTATTGGCGGTCGCGGCGATCGCGATCGCTCAAGGGTTGCCGGGGGCGTCTTTTTGGGACGGACAAGGGGCTTACAATCGGATTTTAGGTTATACGCCCCGTTTGTTGTTGGCTTCTTTTTTAGCTTATTTAATTGGGGAATTTACCAATGCGATTGTTTTAGCGAAATTGAAAGTCATCACCGGTGGTCGCTACTTGTGGATGCGAACGATTGGGTCTACTTTAGTCGGTCAAGGATTGGATTCTGTGGTTTTTGTGACGATCGCCTTTTTGGGGACGATTCCTTTCCCTGGGATGGGAGAGGCGATCGTGGTTCAATGGTTGTTTAAATCCACTTACGAAATCTTAGCTACTCCCTTGACCTATTGGGTTGTCGCTTTTCTCAAAGACCGGGAACGACTCGATGTTTACGATCGCGATTTGGCGGTCAATCCGTTTAAATTGGAGGAAGATTCGTAA
- a CDS encoding TonB-dependent receptor domain-containing protein gives MSRNRLWQSLWIAGTAALVAVAPVRADTSAITDVRVETSADGLQLILEFDGEETPQIFSSASGNTLIVDILNTRLRLADGDRFSADNPNEAIAEIAVSPLDENNVRLIVTSQSGQPAIEWNEAGGALIFQVTTAEVETPTLPNLSADPSAEGDARPDDIIEILVTATRNLERLTDVPRSTSVIEQEQIEEQMRVTRDLGTILSQEVPGLSPPTQSASNFGQTLRGRNISVLIDGIPQSTNRNVARDLRTIDPGAIERVEVLRGPTAIYGDGATGGIINIITKQGRGEGITAQSWLDFNAFPSDFGDSLSPTIQQSVSGRLGKIDIALNASYTGVNGLFDGDGDRIPPDPNAQGGLADTTTLNVSSKLGYNFTEDQRLQLLFNYFHDDQDTNYTTDPIVNELPGRQKARALSGLELDNSQQTDNLLVSLDYTNDNLLGSRLHAQTYYRDYFTRFFPFDAREFPSLGNTIFQSQVESEKYGGRLQLNTPLFGEENGNLLWGVDYVRESTNQPVDIFDPEVFENSDGLVYRRIGDRTWSPLQRQDNLGLFAQLKVNLGEKVVLRGGVRHERINIDVDDYTTIAGDAIEGGELDYDATLFNIGGVVYPTDEISVFANFSQGFSIADVGRVLRGASAGFSVEELDPEAQTVDNYEIGIRANYEKVRASLSGFYNTSDLGSTFTQDFQVVRAPERVYGVEFALDVTPSEKWAFGGTFTWTDGAVDLEDNGDYDDPLNGFRISPIKVTAYVENETLPGWNNRLQALYSGSRDPEGQGFGLGEVDSYITLDLISSLQVGPGRFVLGVENLLDTQYFPVVSQLQGQDTAYAAARGRTLRLGYSLSW, from the coding sequence GTGAGTAGAAATCGACTGTGGCAAAGTCTCTGGATTGCAGGAACGGCAGCACTTGTAGCCGTTGCCCCCGTGCGCGCCGACACCAGCGCCATCACTGACGTGCGCGTGGAAACGAGCGCCGACGGATTGCAACTAATTTTAGAATTTGACGGAGAAGAGACCCCCCAAATTTTTTCCTCGGCCTCCGGCAACACCTTAATCGTAGATATTCTCAATACGCGCTTGCGTTTGGCGGACGGAGATCGCTTTAGCGCCGACAATCCGAACGAGGCGATCGCCGAAATTGCGGTCAGTCCCCTCGACGAAAATAACGTGCGCTTAATCGTCACCAGTCAAAGCGGACAACCCGCGATCGAGTGGAACGAAGCAGGTGGCGCCTTAATCTTTCAAGTCACCACCGCCGAAGTCGAAACACCCACTCTACCGAACCTTTCCGCCGATCCCAGCGCCGAGGGAGACGCGCGTCCCGACGATATTATCGAGATTTTGGTCACCGCCACGCGCAACCTCGAACGCCTCACCGACGTTCCCCGTTCCACCAGCGTCATCGAACAAGAGCAAATCGAAGAACAAATGCGCGTCACCCGGGATCTCGGAACCATCCTCAGTCAAGAAGTCCCGGGACTGTCCCCACCGACCCAAAGCGCCAGTAACTTCGGACAAACCTTGCGCGGTCGCAACATCAGCGTCCTGATCGACGGAATCCCGCAATCGACCAACCGCAACGTGGCGCGGGATTTACGCACGATCGATCCCGGCGCGATCGAACGAGTCGAAGTCTTGCGCGGTCCGACCGCCATTTACGGCGACGGCGCCACGGGAGGAATTATTAATATCATTACCAAACAGGGGCGCGGCGAAGGGATTACCGCTCAAAGTTGGCTCGATTTCAACGCATTTCCGAGTGATTTTGGCGACAGTCTCTCCCCGACAATTCAACAGTCCGTTTCCGGAAGATTGGGCAAGATTGATATTGCTTTAAATGCCTCTTATACCGGAGTGAACGGACTATTTGACGGCGACGGCGATCGCATCCCCCCCGACCCCAACGCCCAAGGTGGACTCGCCGATACCACCACCTTAAACGTGTCGAGTAAGTTAGGATATAACTTCACCGAAGACCAACGCCTTCAACTGTTATTTAACTATTTCCACGACGATCAAGATACGAATTACACTACCGATCCGATCGTCAACGAACTCCCCGGACGCCAAAAAGCCCGCGCTCTTTCCGGTTTGGAATTAGACAACTCCCAACAAACTGATAACCTCCTCGTTTCTCTCGATTACACCAACGACAATCTCCTCGGGTCTCGCCTGCACGCTCAAACCTATTATCGAGATTACTTTACCCGTTTTTTCCCCTTCGACGCTCGGGAATTTCCCAGTTTGGGTAACACAATTTTTCAGTCTCAAGTCGAGTCGGAAAAATACGGCGGACGGCTGCAGTTAAATACTCCCTTATTTGGCGAAGAAAACGGGAATTTATTGTGGGGGGTCGATTACGTCCGCGAAAGTACCAACCAACCTGTAGATATTTTCGATCCGGAGGTTTTTGAAAATAGCGATGGTTTAGTTTATCGCCGGATTGGCGATCGCACTTGGTCGCCCCTACAGAGACAAGATAACCTCGGGTTATTCGCCCAACTCAAAGTTAATTTAGGGGAGAAAGTCGTCTTGCGCGGTGGCGTCCGTCACGAACGCATTAATATCGATGTCGATGACTACACGACGATCGCCGGAGATGCGATCGAAGGAGGCGAACTCGACTATGACGCGACCTTATTTAATATCGGTGGCGTCGTCTATCCCACCGATGAAATCAGCGTATTTGCTAACTTTTCTCAAGGGTTTTCGATCGCCGATGTCGGACGAGTTTTACGCGGCGCTTCTGCGGGATTTTCGGTAGAAGAACTCGACCCGGAAGCGCAAACCGTAGATAACTACGAAATTGGGATTCGTGCCAACTATGAAAAGGTTCGCGCTTCTCTTTCTGGGTTTTACAATACCTCCGATCTCGGTTCGACGTTTACCCAAGATTTCCAAGTGGTTCGCGCCCCGGAAAGAGTGTATGGGGTCGAGTTTGCCCTCGATGTAACTCCGAGCGAAAAATGGGCGTTTGGAGGGACGTTTACCTGGACCGATGGTGCCGTGGATTTAGAAGATAACGGGGATTATGACGACCCGTTAAACGGTTTTCGGATTTCGCCGATTAAAGTGACTGCTTATGTAGAAAATGAGACGTTACCGGGATGGAATAATCGCTTGCAAGCGCTTTATTCGGGCAGTCGCGATCCGGAAGGACAAGGGTTTGGTTTGGGGGAAGTCGATAGTTACATTACCCTCGATTTAATTAGCAGTCTACAAGTCGGACCGGGACGGTTTGTTTTGGGCGTCGAAAATTTATTAGACACTCAATATTTTCCGGTCGTTTCTCAATTGCAAGGGCAAGATACTGCCTATGCTGCGGCACGGGGTCGCACCCTTCGCTTGGGGTATTCGTTAAGTTGGTAG
- a CDS encoding aspartate aminotransferase family protein, with protein sequence MATNERSKAPRDRGTQYFHSLNSFNSLNSRNVTDSLSEVSMTPFLVKDSQQGYLNRQARRESNARSYPRRIPIAIREAKGIFVTDVDGNQYFDCLAGAGTLALGHNHPIAIAAMQDLLQQNLPLHTLDLTTPVKDRFVEELFASLPSAFAQNAKIQFCGPTGADAVEAAVKLVKTATGRRSMLSFHGGYHGMSHGALSLTGNLGAKHAVANLMPDVHFMPYPYSYRCPFGIGGELGTRIGCHYIEQVLDDPESGITQPAGAIVEVVQGEGGVIPSPDRWLRELRRMTRDRDIPLIVDEIQTGWGRTGRLYAFEHAGIIPDVVLLSKAIGGSLPLSVVLYHKKLDRWSPGAHAGTFRGNQLAMAAGLATLRYIQTHNLVDRARASGDRLAGHLRHTQADCPWIGDIRGRGLMVGVEIVNPEAEPNAIGSYPADPTLAREIQGECFRRGLIVELGGRHGAVVRFLPPLIVTAEQIDQISEIFDAAVRSAHRSRQADCLAEVG encoded by the coding sequence ATGGCAACTAACGAGCGCTCCAAAGCCCCGCGCGATCGCGGGACGCAGTATTTCCACAGTTTAAATAGTTTCAATAGTTTGAATAGTCGCAACGTTACCGATTCACTCTCCGAGGTCAGCATGACACCATTTCTTGTAAAAGATTCTCAACAAGGGTACTTAAACCGACAGGCGCGGCGAGAGTCCAACGCCCGCAGCTATCCGCGTCGGATTCCGATCGCCATTCGCGAAGCTAAGGGAATTTTCGTTACCGACGTGGACGGAAACCAGTATTTCGACTGTTTGGCGGGGGCGGGAACCCTCGCCCTCGGTCACAATCACCCGATCGCGATCGCGGCGATGCAAGACCTGTTGCAGCAAAATTTACCGTTGCACACCCTGGATTTGACCACTCCGGTTAAAGATCGTTTCGTCGAGGAACTGTTCGCCAGTTTGCCGTCAGCTTTTGCGCAAAATGCCAAAATTCAGTTTTGCGGACCGACGGGGGCGGATGCGGTCGAAGCGGCGGTGAAGTTGGTGAAAACGGCGACGGGACGCCGCAGTATGCTGTCGTTTCACGGCGGTTACCACGGCATGAGTCACGGCGCCTTGAGTTTGACGGGCAACTTGGGGGCAAAACACGCTGTGGCTAATTTGATGCCGGACGTGCATTTTATGCCCTATCCTTATTCCTATCGCTGCCCGTTTGGGATCGGCGGCGAACTCGGCACGCGGATCGGCTGTCATTACATCGAGCAGGTTCTCGACGACCCGGAAAGCGGTATCACCCAACCCGCCGGGGCAATTGTGGAAGTCGTGCAAGGGGAAGGCGGCGTCATTCCTTCACCCGATCGCTGGCTGCGCGAACTGCGGCGGATGACGCGCGATCGCGACATTCCCCTGATCGTCGATGAAATTCAGACCGGATGGGGACGGACCGGACGGCTGTATGCGTTCGAGCACGCCGGGATTATTCCCGATGTGGTTTTACTGTCGAAGGCGATCGGCGGCAGCTTGCCTTTATCCGTGGTTTTATATCACAAAAAGCTCGATCGCTGGTCCCCGGGCGCTCACGCCGGAACCTTTCGGGGTAACCAATTGGCGATGGCGGCAGGATTGGCAACTTTGCGTTATATCCAAACGCATAATCTCGTCGATCGCGCCCGGGCGTCCGGCGATCGCCTCGCAGGTCACCTGCGGCATACTCAGGCAGACTGTCCCTGGATCGGCGACATTCGCGGGCGCGGTTTGATGGTCGGTGTCGAAATCGTCAACCCGGAGGCGGAACCGAACGCGATCGGATCGTACCCTGCCGATCCGACCTTAGCCCGTGAAATTCAGGGCGAATGCTTCCGTCGCGGCTTGATTGTAGAATTAGGCGGGCGTCACGGGGCGGTCGTGCGCTTTTTACCGCCATTAATCGTTACTGCCGAGCAAATTGACCAAATTAGCGAGATTTTTGATGCGGCAGTGCGATCGGCCCATCGATCTCGACAAGCGGATTGTTTGGCGGAGGTCGGTTGA
- a CDS encoding ABC transporter substrate-binding protein produces the protein MKTWKRFATFALLGMLLSWAIAACTPGPDSPSDSASDRPQVEFWTMQLQPQFTDYFDRAIATFEAENPDLQVRWVDVPWSAMESKILAAVSAKTAPDVVNLNPNFATLLAGRNAWLDLDSKLSPEDRQQYLPNIWKASTLGDNSFGIPWYVTTRITIYNSDLFQQAEIAQPPTTYAELAEVARQVREKTGKYAFFVTFVPGDSGEVLESMVQMGVTLVDDDGNAAFNTPEGQAAFQYWVDLFKAGLLPREVLTQGHRQAVQLYQAGEIALLGSGPQFFQTIEQNAPEIARVSAAAPQITGKTGKKAAAVMNLVIPQDSDRPDDALKFALFVTNPENQLAFAKAANVLPSTAASLADPYFQDLPENASALDRARIISAAELADAESLIPAIEGVQQLQKIIYDNLQAAMLDEKTIDRAIADAAEQWNSRGF, from the coding sequence ATGAAAACCTGGAAAAGGTTCGCAACGTTTGCACTGTTGGGAATGCTGCTCAGTTGGGCGATCGCCGCCTGTACCCCCGGCCCGGATTCCCCGTCGGATTCCGCTTCGGATCGCCCTCAAGTCGAATTCTGGACGATGCAACTTCAGCCCCAGTTTACCGACTATTTCGACCGGGCGATCGCCACGTTTGAAGCGGAAAACCCGGATCTGCAAGTGCGCTGGGTTGACGTTCCTTGGTCGGCGATGGAAAGCAAAATTTTAGCTGCCGTTTCCGCCAAAACCGCCCCGGATGTGGTCAATCTCAACCCGAATTTTGCTACCCTCCTTGCAGGTCGCAACGCTTGGTTAGATCTCGATTCTAAGCTCTCGCCAGAGGATCGTCAGCAATATTTACCCAATATCTGGAAAGCTAGCACCCTTGGGGATAACAGTTTCGGCATTCCCTGGTACGTCACCACTCGCATCACGATCTACAATAGCGACCTGTTCCAACAAGCGGAAATCGCCCAACCCCCGACCACTTACGCCGAACTCGCCGAAGTCGCCCGCCAAGTCCGCGAAAAAACGGGAAAATATGCCTTTTTCGTCACCTTCGTTCCCGGCGACTCTGGGGAAGTCCTCGAATCGATGGTGCAAATGGGAGTCACCCTGGTCGATGACGACGGTAACGCCGCCTTCAATACTCCCGAAGGTCAAGCGGCTTTTCAATATTGGGTCGATTTGTTCAAAGCCGGGTTATTACCTCGGGAAGTCTTAACCCAAGGACACCGCCAAGCAGTCCAACTCTACCAAGCTGGAGAAATCGCCTTACTCGGTTCCGGTCCGCAATTTTTCCAAACGATCGAACAAAATGCTCCCGAAATTGCCCGCGTTTCGGCAGCCGCGCCCCAAATTACCGGGAAAACGGGTAAAAAAGCGGCGGCGGTGATGAATTTAGTCATTCCCCAGGATAGCGATCGCCCGGACGACGCCCTCAAATTTGCGTTATTTGTCACCAATCCCGAAAATCAGCTTGCTTTTGCCAAAGCGGCGAACGTCCTGCCTTCGACGGCGGCTTCTTTAGCCGATCCTTACTTCCAAGACCTGCCGGAAAATGCCTCGGCCCTCGATCGCGCGCGCATCATCAGCGCCGCCGAACTCGCCGACGCCGAGTCGTTAATCCCCGCTATTGAAGGGGTTCAGCAATTGCAAAAGATTATTTACGATAATTTGCAAGCGGCGATGTTGGACGAGAAAACCATCGATCGCGCGATCGCGGATGCTGCGGAACAATGGAACAGTCGGGGATTTTAG
- a CDS encoding cupin domain-containing protein, with translation MSIEESNPFLIRHRDLKQSAEVPFRHPFNPNSELYLHSLSDLVGLQRTIVRLGRIPPGKESFIYHAHHHEEEFLYILSGRGIAEVDDREFEVEPGDFLGFPTPSVAHHLRNPFDTDLIYLMGGERKAIEIGDYPRLNKRVIRDGNQAAYTIDIDKTEPFFREPPPEEMP, from the coding sequence ATGTCAATAGAAGAATCGAACCCCTTTTTAATTCGCCATCGCGATCTCAAACAATCTGCCGAAGTACCCTTCAGGCATCCCTTCAATCCTAACTCGGAACTTTACCTGCATTCTCTCAGTGATTTAGTCGGATTGCAGCGCACGATCGTCCGCTTAGGTCGCATTCCTCCCGGCAAAGAATCCTTTATCTATCACGCACACCACCACGAAGAAGAATTTCTTTATATCCTCTCCGGACGGGGAATTGCCGAAGTAGACGATCGCGAATTTGAAGTCGAACCCGGCGACTTTCTTGGATTTCCTACGCCCTCTGTCGCCCACCACCTCCGTAATCCCTTCGATACCGATTTAATTTATTTAATGGGTGGGGAAAGAAAAGCCATAGAAATTGGCGACTACCCCCGCTTAAACAAGCGTGTCATCCGCGATGGCAACCAGGCTGCCTATACGATCGACATCGATAAAACAGAGCCATTTTTTCGAGAGCCGCCGCCAGAAGAAATGCCGTAA
- a CDS encoding pyridoxal phosphate-dependent decarboxylase family protein: MLELHHDSAIADRSRPFDRYFLGNSEASQTAYRQAIAASLDVLERHFARLSQPYSGATPAQIADRLAAIDPCPDDPQAIDRILDRVGEAIVRHSVVVSHPRCIAHLHCPPVIPALAAEAIVAATNQSMDSWDQSPAATIAEVRLIQWLCREFGYSTTADGVFTSGGTQSNYMGLLLARDRYARDRYNWCVRDRGLPPEAGQFRVLCSENAHFTVRQGCAQLGLGERSVVTVPCDRDRSMSVDALERAIAELGDRDLLPIAIVATAGTTDFGSIDPLIEIAEIARKYKIWLHVDAAFGGALILSDRYRQNLAGINLADSIAVDFHKLFYQPISCGAFLLRDRDNFDLMKLHAAYLNPETNEKEGIPDLVTKSVQTTRRFDALKLWISLEAIGRVTFGKMIDTTLEIARQTAAAIERHEDLELAHFPTLNTVVFRYLPQRCDRPDEINDCIRRTLINRGIAVIAKTQIEDKTYLKFTLLNPQITIEDLVGLLDTIREIGQAYDRETANFYR; this comes from the coding sequence ATGTTAGAACTGCACCACGATAGCGCGATCGCCGATCGATCGCGCCCCTTCGATCGCTATTTTCTCGGAAATTCCGAAGCCAGTCAAACGGCTTACCGCCAGGCGATCGCCGCCAGTCTCGACGTTTTAGAACGCCATTTCGCGCGCCTGTCGCAACCCTATAGTGGTGCTACTCCAGCACAGATTGCCGATCGCTTGGCCGCGATCGATCCGTGTCCCGACGATCCGCAAGCGATCGATCGCATCCTCGATCGCGTCGGCGAGGCGATCGTCCGCCATAGTGTGGTGGTCTCCCACCCGCGCTGTATCGCCCATCTGCACTGCCCTCCAGTGATTCCCGCCCTCGCCGCCGAGGCGATCGTGGCGGCGACCAATCAATCGATGGATTCCTGGGATCAGTCCCCGGCGGCGACGATCGCCGAAGTGCGCTTAATTCAATGGTTGTGCCGCGAATTCGGCTACTCCACCACCGCCGACGGCGTGTTTACCAGTGGCGGGACTCAATCGAATTATATGGGGTTGTTGCTGGCCCGCGATCGCTACGCCCGCGATCGGTATAATTGGTGCGTTCGCGATCGCGGTTTGCCCCCCGAAGCCGGGCAATTCCGGGTGTTGTGTTCCGAAAACGCCCATTTCACCGTCCGTCAGGGGTGCGCCCAGTTGGGATTGGGCGAGCGATCGGTGGTGACGGTTCCGTGCGATCGCGATCGATCGATGTCCGTGGACGCCTTGGAACGCGCGATCGCCGAGTTGGGCGATCGCGACCTGCTACCGATCGCGATCGTGGCGACCGCCGGAACTACCGATTTCGGCAGTATCGACCCGTTAATTGAGATTGCCGAAATTGCTCGAAAATACAAGATTTGGTTGCACGTGGATGCTGCTTTTGGTGGGGCGCTCATTTTGAGCGATCGCTACCGTCAAAATTTAGCTGGAATCAATCTCGCAGATTCGATCGCCGTCGATTTTCACAAGTTATTTTATCAGCCGATTAGTTGCGGTGCTTTTTTGTTGCGCGATCGCGATAATTTCGACTTGATGAAACTGCACGCCGCCTATCTCAATCCAGAAACGAATGAAAAGGAAGGTATCCCCGATTTAGTGACGAAATCCGTGCAGACTACGCGGCGTTTCGATGCCTTGAAACTGTGGATTTCTTTAGAGGCGATCGGTCGAGTGACTTTCGGTAAGATGATCGATACCACCCTCGAAATCGCGCGCCAAACGGCGGCGGCGATCGAACGCCACGAGGATTTAGAACTCGCTCATTTTCCAACCCTAAACACCGTCGTTTTTCGCTATTTGCCCCAACGGTGCGATCGCCCCGACGAGATTAACGATTGCATTCGCCGAACCTTAATCAATCGCGGCATTGCAGTTATTGCCAAAACGCAAATTGAGGATAAAACTTATCTCAAATTCACGTTACTCAATCCTCAGATTACGATCGAAGATCTCGTCGGTTTACTCGATACGATTCGAGAGATAGGGCAAGCCTACGATCGAGAAACGGCCAATTTTTACCGATAA
- a CDS encoding serine/threonine protein kinase: MLEPDRLLHERYQLQHRLSENQVRQTWLAKDLQAPPDSDDRVVLKLLPFGGEVQWEHLKLFEREAHILQQLQHPRIPRYRDYFHIDDRSLWFALVQEYIPANSLKQWQENGKRFDERDVRRIARELLDILIYLHHLNPPVLHRDLKPSNLLVDDSWQVYLVDFGAVQDKSAIEGSTFTVVGTYGYAPMEQFGGRTVPASDLYALGATLIHLLSGIAPADLPQADLRFQFRDRISASEGLICWLEKMTEPSVERRFASAREAKEALDAPPRALATVPQQAIANTSGQGGIFDPNVPVPEEILGWNWGAFLMANWWPLTNRVWFGLLSWMPFPFGSIVNVLLGYKGNEWAWKSRRWRSIEQFKSHQRGWTIAGIFFAIPWYVLMWMILWWLLEEL; encoded by the coding sequence ATGCTCGAACCCGATCGCCTACTGCACGAACGCTACCAACTGCAACACCGTTTGAGCGAGAACCAAGTTCGCCAAACTTGGCTCGCGAAGGACTTGCAAGCTCCCCCCGATAGCGACGATCGCGTCGTACTCAAACTGCTCCCCTTTGGCGGCGAGGTGCAATGGGAACATCTCAAACTGTTCGAGCGAGAAGCCCATATTTTGCAACAACTGCAGCACCCTCGCATTCCTCGATATCGCGACTATTTCCATATCGACGATCGCTCGTTGTGGTTCGCACTGGTGCAAGAATATATTCCCGCCAATTCGTTAAAACAATGGCAGGAAAACGGGAAACGGTTCGACGAACGCGACGTGCGCCGCATTGCTCGGGAGCTGTTGGATATTCTCATTTATTTGCACCACCTCAATCCTCCCGTCCTCCATCGGGATCTCAAACCGAGTAACTTGCTCGTCGATGATTCTTGGCAGGTCTATCTCGTCGATTTCGGCGCGGTTCAAGATAAATCGGCGATCGAAGGATCCACCTTTACCGTGGTCGGAACCTACGGCTACGCCCCGATGGAACAGTTCGGCGGTCGCACGGTTCCCGCGTCCGATCTCTACGCTTTGGGCGCCACGTTAATTCATTTACTCTCGGGAATTGCCCCGGCGGATTTACCCCAAGCGGACTTACGCTTTCAGTTTCGCGATCGCATCAGCGCCAGCGAGGGACTGATCTGCTGGTTGGAAAAAATGACCGAACCCTCTGTCGAAAGGCGGTTTGCGAGCGCCCGGGAAGCTAAAGAAGCTCTCGACGCTCCCCCGCGCGCGCTCGCGACGGTTCCCCAACAGGCGATCGCCAATACCTCCGGACAAGGCGGCATCTTCGATCCGAACGTTCCCGTTCCCGAGGAAATTCTCGGCTGGAATTGGGGGGCTTTCCTGATGGCCAATTGGTGGCCCTTAACCAATCGAGTTTGGTTCGGTCTGCTCTCCTGGATGCCTTTTCCGTTTGGTTCGATCGTCAATGTCCTACTCGGCTACAAGGGGAATGAGTGGGCCTGGAAAAGCCGTCGCTGGCGCAGTATCGAACAGTTCAAAAGCCACCAACGAGGATGGACGATCGCCGGAATCTTTTTTGCGATTCCTTGGTATGTACTCATGTGGATGATTCTGTGGTGGCTGTTAGAGGAACTTTAA
- a CDS encoding bifunctional folylpolyglutamate synthase/dihydrofolate synthase has translation MSAEIDSILKQFERFGVNLGLDRIRRLLDDLGNPQQQVPLIHVAGTNGKGSVCAYLSAILKAAGYRVGRYTSPHLIDWTERICIDDRPISEPKLTEVLSQVRDAIAPDAETPTQFEVITAAAWLHFAREGVDVAVMEVGLGGRLDATNAIDRPLVSVITSIGWEHWQRLGPTLADIAGEKAGILKSDCPAVVGNLPSEAIAVVRAKIAELGCPAVFPAPALPVADPPDDRQWVRAEGIQYPLPLLGDVQLQNSALAIAAIRVLRDRGWNIDDRAIVEGMSLAQWPGRLQYFMFHNTKILIDGAHNTEAAKVLRRYVDRLDFTENRITWVMGMLSTKDREGIFKTLLRSQNRLYLVPVPDHSSAIPEELAELAAQICPDLAEIRCFPDVIPALEAAIDLEESLTILCGSLYLLGYFLGKMR, from the coding sequence ATGAGTGCCGAAATTGATTCGATTTTGAAACAATTTGAACGCTTCGGGGTCAATCTCGGATTAGACCGGATTCGCCGCTTACTGGACGATTTAGGCAACCCGCAACAACAAGTCCCCCTCATTCACGTGGCGGGAACCAACGGTAAAGGATCGGTTTGTGCGTATTTATCGGCGATCCTCAAAGCGGCGGGTTATCGCGTCGGTCGCTATACTTCACCGCACTTAATCGACTGGACGGAACGAATTTGTATCGACGATCGCCCGATTTCCGAACCGAAATTAACAGAAGTATTATCTCAAGTAAGAGATGCGATTGCCCCCGACGCCGAAACCCCCACCCAATTTGAAGTGATTACCGCCGCCGCTTGGCTGCACTTCGCCCGGGAAGGGGTCGATGTCGCCGTGATGGAAGTCGGACTCGGCGGACGCTTGGATGCGACCAACGCGATCGATCGCCCTTTAGTCAGTGTCATTACATCGATCGGCTGGGAACACTGGCAGCGTCTCGGGCCGACCTTGGCCGATATTGCCGGAGAGAAAGCGGGTATCCTCAAATCGGACTGTCCGGCGGTGGTGGGGAATTTGCCCTCGGAGGCGATCGCCGTCGTCCGAGCCAAGATCGCCGAACTCGGCTGTCCGGCAGTGTTTCCAGCCCCTGCCCTTCCCGTCGCCGACCCGCCGGACGATCGCCAATGGGTTCGAGCTGAGGGCATTCAATACCCGTTACCCCTGCTCGGTGACGTGCAGTTGCAAAACTCCGCCCTGGCGATCGCCGCGATCCGGGTATTGCGCGATCGCGGCTGGAACATCGACGATCGCGCGATCGTCGAAGGCATGAGTCTCGCACAATGGCCGGGACGATTGCAGTATTTTATGTTTCATAACACTAAAATTTTAATAGACGGCGCTCACAATACCGAGGCGGCGAAAGTATTGCGCCGTTATGTCGATCGTTTGGACTTCACCGAAAACCGGATAACTTGGGTGATGGGAATGCTTTCGACAAAAGATCGCGAAGGCATTTTCAAAACCTTATTACGATCGCAGAATCGTTTATATCTCGTCCCCGTCCCGGACCACAGCAGCGCCATCCCCGAGGAGTTAGCGGAATTAGCCGCCCAAATTTGCCCGGATTTAGCCGAGATTCGCTGTTTCCCCGACGTTATCCCCGCCTTAGAAGCGGCGATCGACCTAGAAGAGAGTTTGACTATTTTATGCGGTTCTCTCTATTTATTGGGTTATTTTTTAGGCAAAATGCGCTGA